In the genome of Calothrix sp. PCC 6303, the window TGGGAAGTTCGTCTTCATACTCCTTGAGTGCTGTGATTTGAGATTGATTGATGTCACGAGCAATACGTACCAACAAGGATGAGTTGGGGGAATTAGGAATTTGTCCAGCTTCCTCCAACTTCTGCTCTATTTCAGCCTGAGTCATATTCAGGATTTTGGACAAACGGGGGGCAATCATTTCTGCCCATCGTTGTGGGTCTTTTTCATGTGCCATGGGCCACAAGTAGACAGAACGAGGATACCGTGTTGTGGCAATCAGCTTACCATTACGGTCAAAAATATTACCTCTTTCTGGTTGCTTGGGAATTACTCTGACTCGGTTAGCTTGGGCTTTAGAGCGGTATTTAGAGCCATCAATTACTTGCAGGTAAGCAAGTCTTACTTCTATAGCGATGAAAGCAGCAAGGGTGAATAAGATAAAGAATAATGCTTGGTTTCCACGTCCGACGCTACGTGTTTCCTTGTTTTTGCTAAGTGGAGATTCTAACAAAGCCATAAGAAAAATATGTATTTTAAATAATAACGTTGTCTTTATACAGTCTGGTAGGGCTTTAACCCGGTATTTCAGTGAAAATTACCCTGATTTTTTTAAAGATAATCTAAGTAATTGATTTTGATGGATACAATTGACCAAGGTGTCTTTGAATTACTGTTTAAATCTGATCTATTTTGAGTGAGAATCGTAGTTTTTAAGTCAGGACTATGAGTCGGTGTAGCCAATCTTAGTGGCTGATGCTAGTCTGCCACAAGGCACTAGATGTTGAGCTTACGATGCTTCGGGAAGCCGCTGCGGGTCTATTCAATGACAAAACTTCACTTTTCATAATGAAGGAGGTTTAGGTAACTTGAATCACTTGGGTAGTCTACATACAAATACTTAAAAATTGGAGTTATGTCTCAATCTGTAACACAAGAACAGGAAAATGCGGCGGTTTTAGAACCGCTTAGTGTTGAGTTACGGAATGTTTTTAAATTTTTTAACCAAGAAGCAGCCGTACAAGGAGTTGATTTGGATGTTAAGCAAGGTGAGTTTTTTAGCATCTTAGGTCCTTCCGGTTGTGGAAAAACTACTACATTGCGTTTAATTGCTGGTTTTGAGACAGTTGATGCAGGTCAGGTATCAATTTGTGGACAGCCTATGACTAATGTTCCACCTTACCGTCGTCCCGTCAATACCGTATTTCAAAGTTATGCATTATTTAAGCATTTAAGTGTATGGGAAAATGTAGCATTTGGTTTGAAATTAAAAAAAATACGTAAAAAAGAATTAGAAAGTCGGGTAAACGAGGCTTTAGAATTGGTGAGAATGGACGGATTGCGATCGCGCTTTCCATCGCAGCTTTCTGGAGGGCAACAACAACGGGTTGCTTTAGCGCGTGCGTTGGTAAATCTTCCGGCAGTGTTGTTGCTAGATGAACCCTTGGGAGCTTTAGATTTAAAATTACGTAAGGAAATGCAGGTTGAATTATCGAACCTGCATCGAGACTTAGGGTTGACCTTTATTATGGTGACACATGACCAGGAGGAAGCGCTGTCATTAAGCGATCGCATTGCCGTAATGAACCAGGGTAAAGTGGAACAGATAGGAACCCCCAGTGAAATCTATGAAAGACCCCGCACTGCTTTTGTCGCTGATTTTATTGGTGATACCAACCTATTTGAAGGTGAAATTACCGGGATTGAAGCTGATAATCTTCAGGTGACAACTAAAACCGGATTAAAAATAGTTGTTGCCCGTAGTGAATCATCTCCAACAGATTTATCTCAATCAGTAACTATTAGTATCCGTCCTGAAAAAATTCAACTATCGCTTTATAGACCAAGTATTCAGATTAACTGTTTTGAAGGGCAGTTAATTAATGTCATGTATTTAGGAACTCGCGTTAATTATATCGTTGAGTTGGCACAAGGAAAACGAATCACCGTGACTCAACCAAACACTTTTGGAATTTTACCAGAACCCGACATGCCAATTTATGCATGGTGGACGGAAACGGATGGAATACCAATTGGGTAAAATCAGTGAACAGTGAACAGTGAACAAATTTGATAACTGGTAACTGATAACTCATAAAATTTGAGATGATGAAGAGAATAACTAGTAGAAGAAATATCCTGAGAGGATTAGCAGCAATTTTTGGATTTTCCCTTGCAGGTTGCGGTTGGAAATTAGGAAATATCCGTGCAGCGAGCAATACAATTAGCCGGGACGTACTCCGTCTCTATTCATGGACACAATACACCGACGACAAAGAATTAATAAAAACCTTTATCAGGCAAACTGGAATTAGTCTATTTGCTGATTTATACGATTCAAATGAAATAATGCTGGCAAAAATAAAAGCAGGTGGAGGTGCTGATTACAGCGTTATTTATCCATCTGATTATATTGTCCAGGAAATGTTAGATGCAAACTTATTAGCAGAAATCAATCATCAGAAACTAGTAGGAATTGATAACTTATTTCCGCAATTCCAAAATCCACCATACGATCCAAATAATCGTTATAGTATCCCCTTTACTTGGGGAACAACAGGCTTTATTTATAATTCCGAAAAATTAACAACCCCCCCTGAAGATTGGGAATATATTTGGCAAAACCGCGACATACTCAACAAGCGGATGACATTAATGAATGATTCTCGTGAAGTGATGGGTGCGGCATTAAAAATGCTGGGTTATTCCTACAATGCAACAGACGAAACTCAAATAAAAGCAGCATACGAGAAACTCAAAGAAATCAAAGACTCAATTTCATCCTTTGATACCGATGCATGGAGAAGTAAAATAGTTACTGGAGACTTAGACTTAGCAATGTCTTACTCCAGCGATGCCATAAAACTTACCAAAGAGAATCCAAAATTAAAATACGTAATTCCCAAAAGTGGGACATCTTTGTGGACAGACACACTAGTAATCATGAAAACAGCACCCAACCCCGACGGTGCTTACGCATGGATAAACTACTTACTTCAGCCAGAAGTATCAGCCAAACTCACCCAAAACCAGAGTTTAGCAACACCCAACCGTGCAGCATTTGAGCAACTGCCAGCAGCAATCCAGAATAACACCAACCTATTCCCCTCACAATCACTCCTGGAAAAATGCGATCGCATGTCACCATTAGGAGACACCCTAGAAATATACGAACGTTATTGGACAGAACTAACCAGCAGCTAACCAAGAGGAAA includes:
- a CDS encoding ABC transporter substrate-binding protein, which codes for MMKRITSRRNILRGLAAIFGFSLAGCGWKLGNIRAASNTISRDVLRLYSWTQYTDDKELIKTFIRQTGISLFADLYDSNEIMLAKIKAGGGADYSVIYPSDYIVQEMLDANLLAEINHQKLVGIDNLFPQFQNPPYDPNNRYSIPFTWGTTGFIYNSEKLTTPPEDWEYIWQNRDILNKRMTLMNDSREVMGAALKMLGYSYNATDETQIKAAYEKLKEIKDSISSFDTDAWRSKIVTGDLDLAMSYSSDAIKLTKENPKLKYVIPKSGTSLWTDTLVIMKTAPNPDGAYAWINYLLQPEVSAKLTQNQSLATPNRAAFEQLPAAIQNNTNLFPSQSLLEKCDRMSPLGDTLEIYERYWTELTSS
- a CDS encoding ABC transporter ATP-binding protein, with amino-acid sequence MSQSVTQEQENAAVLEPLSVELRNVFKFFNQEAAVQGVDLDVKQGEFFSILGPSGCGKTTTLRLIAGFETVDAGQVSICGQPMTNVPPYRRPVNTVFQSYALFKHLSVWENVAFGLKLKKIRKKELESRVNEALELVRMDGLRSRFPSQLSGGQQQRVALARALVNLPAVLLLDEPLGALDLKLRKEMQVELSNLHRDLGLTFIMVTHDQEEALSLSDRIAVMNQGKVEQIGTPSEIYERPRTAFVADFIGDTNLFEGEITGIEADNLQVTTKTGLKIVVARSESSPTDLSQSVTISIRPEKIQLSLYRPSIQINCFEGQLINVMYLGTRVNYIVELAQGKRITVTQPNTFGILPEPDMPIYAWWTETDGIPIG